In Archocentrus centrarchus isolate MPI-CPG fArcCen1 chromosome 21, fArcCen1, whole genome shotgun sequence, the following are encoded in one genomic region:
- the LOC115800772 gene encoding uncharacterized protein LOC115800772 isoform X1, producing MTCVPLLLCLSLLLHSAFPAHPPAPVNLRVNSLNFHHILRWDPGSGTPPGTEYGVFLRNDQESWDQLSILTAETSMRVVLPFPDSKYYLFVQAFYNQTSSPRSKICTFSPYAETKIGPPQFSLAGFENSIRINISMPQADGMSGVHDIQDYYFADFKISYRRGKDGKVMELLTQSKNVTLENLKRGEEYCVQVMLKINMNEHTQPSAWKCTFTTPVDLQGGLISGMVTGIPIAVIFILTSCLIVLFYAGVICKLREAVPRALRTALTKGYILTPEPTIPDLIIVSSGNGEPNNPATSPSADRDADSEDDDDDDDKHYVNRGAGLSSGESSHADSGSMSMNSESAAALDPESSRLFAEVKVKALPAEFEEQVEAEGADGCWVKERDQKVWGQCRDEEGVKEDEVPPDTSSNVNLFSVTLASMAAHDEEEEETIADSSIESRLECLPATDSQTESGDHPTPQVLSTCRDFTEGRCTDTFTEEEEEEEEEFSLYLRNR from the exons ATGACCTGTGTGCCTCTCCTGCTCTGTCTCAGTTTGCTGCTTCACTCAG CATTCCCTGCCCATCCTCCTGCGCCGGTTAACCTCCGTGTCAACTCTCTGAACTTCCATCACATCCTCCGGTGGGACCCTGGGTCCGGCACCCCCCCTGGGACAGAGTACGGGGTCTTTCTGAG AAATGATCAAGAGAGCTGGGACCAGCTGTCCATCCTAACAGCTGAAACATCGATGAGGGTGGTGCTACCATTCCCTGATTCTAAGTATTATCTGTTCGTCCAGGCGTTCTACAACCAAACCTCGTCTCCACGGTCCAAAATTTGCACATTCAGCCCTTATGCAGAAA CTAAAATAGGTCCTCCACAGTTCTCACTGGCTGGATTCGAAAACTCCATCCGGATCAACATTTCGATGCCTCAGGCTGACGGGATGTCAGGTGTTCATGATATCCAGGATTATTACTTTGCGGATTTCAAAATCTCATATAGGAGAGGAAAAGATGGAAAGGTAATG GAGTTGTtaacacagagcaaaaatgtaaCCCTTGAGAATCTGAAGAGAGGGGAGGAGTACTGCGTGCAGGTGATGCTGAAGATTAACATGAATGAACACACCCAGCCGTCGGCCTGGAAGTGCACCTTTACGACCCCGGTGGACCTGCAGGGAG gcctCATTTCAGGCATGGTTACCGGCATCCCCATCGCTGTCATCTTCATCCTGACAAGCTGCCTGATCGTCCTCTTCTACGCTGGAGTCATCTGCAAACTGAGGGAAGCTGTGCCCAGAGCATTAAGA ACGGCTCTAACCAAAGGCTACATCCTGACCCCAGAGCCTACGATCCCAGATCTGATCATCGTTTCCTCAGGGAACGGAGAGCCTAACAACCCCGCGACGTCACCTTCTGCTGACAGGGACGCTGACTCagaggatgatgatgacgatgacgaTAAGCACTATGTGAACAGAGGAGCAGGGCTTTCCTCGGGGGAAAGTTCCCACGCTGATTCTGGTAGCATGTCGATGAACAGTGAGTCAGCAGCGGCGCTGGACCCTGAAAGTTCGAGGTTATTCGCTGAGGTGAAGGTGAAGGCGCTGCCAGCAGAGTTTGAAGAACAGGTGGAGGCGGAGGGAGCGGACGGTTGTTGGGTGAAAGAGAGGGATCAAAAAGTCTGGGGACAATGTCGGGACGAGGAGGGGGTGAAGGAGGATGAGGTGCCGCCGGACACCTCCAGCAATGTCAACCTGTTCTCAGTCACCCTCGCTTCAATGGCTGCacatgatgaagaggaggaggagacgatAGCAGACTCATCAATAGAGTCCAGACTGGAGTGTTTGCCTGCCACAGACTCACAAACTGAGTCAGGTGATCACCCGACACCTCAGGTACTGTCGACATGCAGAGACTTTACTGAAGGCAGGTGCACCGACACGTtcacggaggaggaggaggaagaggaagaggagttcTCACTGTATTTGAGAAACAGATGA
- the LOC115800772 gene encoding uncharacterized protein LOC115800772 isoform X2: MTCVPLLLCLSLLLHSAFPAHPPAPVNLRVNSLNFHHILRWDPGSGTPPGTEYGVFLRNDQESWDQLSILTAETSMRVVLPFPDSKYYLFVQAFYNQTSSPRSKICTFSPYAETKIGPPQFSLAGFENSIRINISMPQADGMSGVHDIQDYYFADFKISYRRGKDGKELLTQSKNVTLENLKRGEEYCVQVMLKINMNEHTQPSAWKCTFTTPVDLQGGLISGMVTGIPIAVIFILTSCLIVLFYAGVICKLREAVPRALRTALTKGYILTPEPTIPDLIIVSSGNGEPNNPATSPSADRDADSEDDDDDDDKHYVNRGAGLSSGESSHADSGSMSMNSESAAALDPESSRLFAEVKVKALPAEFEEQVEAEGADGCWVKERDQKVWGQCRDEEGVKEDEVPPDTSSNVNLFSVTLASMAAHDEEEEETIADSSIESRLECLPATDSQTESGDHPTPQVLSTCRDFTEGRCTDTFTEEEEEEEEEFSLYLRNR, translated from the exons ATGACCTGTGTGCCTCTCCTGCTCTGTCTCAGTTTGCTGCTTCACTCAG CATTCCCTGCCCATCCTCCTGCGCCGGTTAACCTCCGTGTCAACTCTCTGAACTTCCATCACATCCTCCGGTGGGACCCTGGGTCCGGCACCCCCCCTGGGACAGAGTACGGGGTCTTTCTGAG AAATGATCAAGAGAGCTGGGACCAGCTGTCCATCCTAACAGCTGAAACATCGATGAGGGTGGTGCTACCATTCCCTGATTCTAAGTATTATCTGTTCGTCCAGGCGTTCTACAACCAAACCTCGTCTCCACGGTCCAAAATTTGCACATTCAGCCCTTATGCAGAAA CTAAAATAGGTCCTCCACAGTTCTCACTGGCTGGATTCGAAAACTCCATCCGGATCAACATTTCGATGCCTCAGGCTGACGGGATGTCAGGTGTTCATGATATCCAGGATTATTACTTTGCGGATTTCAAAATCTCATATAGGAGAGGAAAAGATGGAAAG GAGTTGTtaacacagagcaaaaatgtaaCCCTTGAGAATCTGAAGAGAGGGGAGGAGTACTGCGTGCAGGTGATGCTGAAGATTAACATGAATGAACACACCCAGCCGTCGGCCTGGAAGTGCACCTTTACGACCCCGGTGGACCTGCAGGGAG gcctCATTTCAGGCATGGTTACCGGCATCCCCATCGCTGTCATCTTCATCCTGACAAGCTGCCTGATCGTCCTCTTCTACGCTGGAGTCATCTGCAAACTGAGGGAAGCTGTGCCCAGAGCATTAAGA ACGGCTCTAACCAAAGGCTACATCCTGACCCCAGAGCCTACGATCCCAGATCTGATCATCGTTTCCTCAGGGAACGGAGAGCCTAACAACCCCGCGACGTCACCTTCTGCTGACAGGGACGCTGACTCagaggatgatgatgacgatgacgaTAAGCACTATGTGAACAGAGGAGCAGGGCTTTCCTCGGGGGAAAGTTCCCACGCTGATTCTGGTAGCATGTCGATGAACAGTGAGTCAGCAGCGGCGCTGGACCCTGAAAGTTCGAGGTTATTCGCTGAGGTGAAGGTGAAGGCGCTGCCAGCAGAGTTTGAAGAACAGGTGGAGGCGGAGGGAGCGGACGGTTGTTGGGTGAAAGAGAGGGATCAAAAAGTCTGGGGACAATGTCGGGACGAGGAGGGGGTGAAGGAGGATGAGGTGCCGCCGGACACCTCCAGCAATGTCAACCTGTTCTCAGTCACCCTCGCTTCAATGGCTGCacatgatgaagaggaggaggagacgatAGCAGACTCATCAATAGAGTCCAGACTGGAGTGTTTGCCTGCCACAGACTCACAAACTGAGTCAGGTGATCACCCGACACCTCAGGTACTGTCGACATGCAGAGACTTTACTGAAGGCAGGTGCACCGACACGTtcacggaggaggaggaggaagaggaagaggagttcTCACTGTATTTGAGAAACAGATGA